In the Ictidomys tridecemlineatus isolate mIctTri1 chromosome 10, mIctTri1.hap1, whole genome shotgun sequence genome, GAAAAAGTTGCTCTTGctgtacagatttttaaaaaaccaaaatgccttttaagaaacatgaagaaaaattgggGGAGGGGGTCACAACCTCATGGGGGGCAGTAGGGGCCAGCTAATTTTTTAACTCCTGCCCCTTCCATCCAAGAACACCTCAACTTCTAAATTCTAAACCATCACCCCCAGGAACTTCAGGCGGCTGCACCTCCCAGGGCCTCTCTGATTCTAGGCCTCAGTGTCTGAACTGTATCCTCTCCTCCCCCAACTCCCATCAGCATtcattccctcccacccccaaacCCCCCCAAACACATGAACCAGGAAAAACTCACAGAGATTAACATTTCacaggaacaaagaaaaaaaaagggaggaggggGGGAAGGGAGCCCTCCACCCAAGATGCTGCCAGGATTCAAAGGTGGGGGAAGACAAAGACCTCCCACAGCTCTGTTGGGGGACACTCCCTGTGGCTCCAGAGCATGGGGTACGGTGATTTAAGGAGACCTGTGGCAGAAAAGACCAGAATCAATGCCAAAAATCAAGTTTGGCTCCTGTCACCCACCAGAATGGGATACTCTTCAGAGTAGACACACCTGGAGGAGCGATGTCGCATGGGACGGGGGCTAGGAGTTTCCCTCCTGCGCTTATGGCCCGGAGAATGGCTGTCCCCACGCTGGCCTCTCCGGGAAACCCGCTCATTGCTGCTGCAACAAAAAAACATGTCAGACCACTGGGTGGCACCAGCCTCAGACATCCCTGAACCTTGAAACTGGCTTTTCGCTCAAGTCCTGTGCTGGTCATTCAAGACTGTGTTAACCTTTGGGTGGGCCCTACCTCTGCTGGTCCCGTGGTGAGGGCTGAGGTGAGGGACGGCGTCGCTCCACAGGTGAGTAGCTGAGGGACCTCGAGTCCCGAAGGGAATCTATAGGCTTCCGGGGGCTGCGGGACCTGGGGAGCAGAGGAAGCTCCCATAGCACAACGCCCTTCCAAATCCACCAGCCAGCACTCAGAACCACCCACCCAGGTCCTGACCACCAAACCTCACACCACGCAGGGCCAGCCTCAGACCCACCTTTGTCCGCACTCACCCATCCGCCCGCACACCTTCCACTGAGTGCCCACAGTGGGCAGGGCACAGGGTGCAGCGGGGGATGCAAAGATAAAGACAGTCCCTGCCCTTGGAGGAGCTCAGTCTGGTAGTGAAGGAAGGCCAACAAGGGAGGCACGCAGGGCCCCATGTGTAGGAAGCAACCCCACAGGGATGGATGTGCATGGATCTGGGGACTTGGGGCACAGATACATgggcggggcgggggcaggggcgGGACAATCTTCTCGGAGGTGCTGTTTTGAGTGGAGTCTTGCAGAACGAGGAGTTCACCAGGCGGACAAGGAAattccaggcagaaggaacagcatGTCCAAAGGCATGGGCTCTCCTTGACTGCAAGGcgctgggtgtggctggagcacaGGGCATGTATGGGGGcgggcaggaggagcacagggTGGGCAAGGCCAGCTGGTGAAGAGCCTCACACGCCATTCCCGCAGAGGTGGGGCTTTATCCTGCAGGCCACAGGGCGTCCCGGAAGGATTTGTGGAGTGGAGGGAAGTAACCAGATGTACGTTTTAGAAAGATCCCTCTGGCTACGTGTGGAAGAGAATGGCGTGGAGGCAGGGAGACAGGGAAGAGGCTGTGGACAGAGTCGGGAGAAGATGATGGTGGCCAGACCAGAGCCCTGTAGCAGCAATGGGGAGACTTAAAAGAGCTAGAATCCCTGGGACCAGGCTGCAtgttggggaaaagaaagaaacctaggACTTCCCAGTTCTGGCTTGAGAACCCACTTGGATGGTACAGCCCTTTACCAGAACAGGGTGTAGAGAATAGTGGGCAGAGGAGTGTGCCCGACTCCTCCCTTACAACCAGACACAGAAGTCCACAAGGGGCCCATTCTGGAGAAATCACCCTCCCCTCCATCTCGGGCAAGTCAGGACTCACCTCCGCTCGCCAGGGGGTGGCTTCTTGGGGCTTGCAGGTTTGGGCAAGGCCTGAGGGCCTGGCTTAgcaggggaaggagaagaggaagaggaggaggatgaagaggaggaggaggaggaagaggaggaagaagaggaagaggaggaggaggaggatgaagaggaggaagaggaagaggaggagctggaacTAGAGCTGCTAGAGCGCCTCTTCCGTTTGGCTGGGGCTGGCTCCTGGGGACGTCCCTCTCGGACAGCCTCCTTTGGTgctggagtggggctggggaccCTGTGGGAGAAGAGCAGTGTTACAAAGAGACAAgctgccccagccccaaccctacCTTCCTTGGCCTGGAGGAATGGCAGTGGGGGAGGGGTGCCTGAGAAAGGCCCTGGGAGCTCTCGGAGCAACCTGAAGCCAGCCAGTGAGTGCTTCTCTGGAGATCATTGGCAGGAGCCGACCCAACCTCTGCTAATACAAGCAACAGGCTGGGGCCCGCAGCACAAGGGATCAAGGTTAAACCTCAAGAATGTCCCTGATGAAGGAATAAGGCCCCTGGGCTCAGATGTGGAAGCTGAAGCTGGGTGGTCTCCTTCCTCGGAGAGCCACAGCTTGGGGAGGCCCCTGTGAGTGCAGGTTGGCTTGGGGAGGGGCCGTCCTgcctggaggcagggagagggatgGGATGACCTCTGAAGATCCTTCCAGCCCAGGGAGTTCCTCTTGAGGTCTAACTGCCATCCCTCCTGCTGTAAAATTAAGTCCATTTCCTCTAGTTCTGTCCTCTGTAGAGATGGAAAACTTATCATTATCCTCTAGAGAATTAATCTTCTGAGACTTTTTTCTGTCCCATCCCTCCCCACCCATAGCCCCCACCCCAGCATTCTCTTCTACCCCCAGCTTGAGGGTCAAGGTTCCCCATACCTTCTCAAAGAACCAAGAACCTGAGATATGGTTGCTCCCACCCCACTCCCTCATCCATTCCCAATTCCTTTCCCCCTAGAAGATTCCTGAAAATAAAGTTCCCTCACCTCTTCAGTGCCACCTCAGGCTGAGCTGGAAGGCTAGAGCCCTCTGAGTCGCTAGAACTGGAGCCAGAGGAGGAAGATGATGAAGacgacgatgatgatgatgaagaggagctggaggagctggaagaggaggaggaactcCGCCGCTCCTTTGCTGGTTGCGGGGTGGCCAACGCAGAAGGTTGCTGGGCCCCAGTAGAGGCAGGTGgctccccaccctccaggtgagGCACCCCAGGAGTAGGGCCAGAAAGCATGCCATTGTGGTCACCAGTGGAGGACATGGCCTTTGCCACCGTCCCAGAGGAAAGGGACTGAGACCCTGCTACAGAAGTGGTCTGGGCATTTGAACGGGATTGGTCTGAAAAAGCAGATGGCACAGGAGACCTAGGTCGATCCTGTGCTGGAGGGAGAAGAGACTGTGAAGGAGCCTGGATCAttctggaggcaggggagggagccCGCTCAGAGGTCATTCTAGACTGGCTTGGGGCTGATGGTGGTGTTCTAGACCTGGCTCGGTCAAGAAGTGGGGGTGAAGCTCTGCCACTAACACGCTCATAAGCAGAAAGGGGCACCCTGGGGCTGGTAAGGTTTGCACCAGACAATGCTGGGGCCATCCTAGCACTGGTGAGACTCGCAGAGGCCAAGGCTGAAGGGGTTCTAGAACTGGCAATATTCACAGGAGCTGTGGCATGTGCAGATCGTGGACCCACGAGGTTTGCAGgggctggagcctggggtgttCTGGAACTAGAGGGATAATTTGCAGCAGATGGAGGCGTGCCAGATCCTGAAAGACTCAAAGCTGCCAAGGCAGCAGGGGTTCTGGCTCCTGCTAGGTTCACAGCTGGAGCTGTGGGGGTCCGAGGGTCAGCAAGATTCACGGCTGAAGGTGCCACTGCAGTTCTGGGGCTGGCCAAGTTCATGGCTGCTGCTGCAGCTGGTGCTCGTGAGTCTGCCAGGTTCACTGCTGTTGGGATAGCAGGTGTCCGGGCACTGGCCAGGTTCATGGCTGCTGCAGAGGCTGCAGGAATCCTGCTAGCAAGATTGGCAGCTGGGGCCGTTCTGAGACTCATGAGAGGTACCGGAGCTGGCACCTGGGACATTCTTGCAGCAAGACCAGCAGCAGACATGGATGGAGGAGGTCGGGCAGTGCCAAGGCTGATAGCTGTCAAGGCAAGTGCAATTCTAGATTGAGCATGATTTTCTGGCACAGATGTTCTTGGATGATCAGGTATTCTGGGACCTGGGCCATCCATCATGGAGCCACCAGCTTGTTGCAGGACAGACATGGGTGTTCTAGCACTGCCAAGGGGTTCAAGCATTCCAGGTGATCTACATCGGTCAAGAGGAGTTGGTGACATGCTAGGACGACTGAAACAGCTCATTCTGGAGCTATTGAGTGCCACTGGAGGTGTCCGAGAACCAGAATGATTCCTTGTTGCTGGAGGAGTAGCAGAACGTGATCGATCAGAACTACTTCCAGATGCAGAACGCCTGCGAATAGCCGGAGGAGATCTTGTTAAAGACCGTTTGCCCCGAGTTGCTCGGGGTGTACGGGACCTAGACCTGCGGCGAATAGCAAGTGGTGAGCGGCTTCGAGAACGTTTGCGTGGCAACAATGGTGTTCGAGACCTAGAGCGGCGTCGAATAGCTGGAGGCGTTCGGGACCTTGAACGGCGACGAGTAACTGGGGAGGTTCGAGATCGGGACCTCCTCCGAGTGACTGGAGATGTTCGTGACCGAGATCGCCTTCGAGTGACTGGGGACGTTCTGGATCTTGATCTTCTGCGAGCAATAGGTGAAGTTCTGCTTCTAGATCGCCTCCTGGTTACTGGTGGGGTCCTAGACCTGGACCTTCTGCGAGTCACTGGTGGAGTTCTAGAACGGGAGCGCCGGCGTGTTGTTGGTGTTCTGGACCTTGAACGACGACGGGTTACAGGTGGTGTTCTGGACCTGGACCGTCTTCGACTCACTGGGGATGCCCTTGACCGAGATCTTCGTCGAGTCACTGATGTTCTGGACCTGGACCGTCTCCGACTCACAGGGGAAGTCCGAGACCTGGATCTACGTCGGCTGAGCAAGGGTGTTCTAGACCTGGATCGCCGGTGAGTTGCTGGAGAGGCTCGAGATCTAGAACGTTTCCATGGGGCTGGTGATGTGCGTGAGCGAGAACGCTTGCGACTGGTTGGGGGTGTTCGAGAGCGGCCTCTTCGACGTCGAGAGGAAGTTCGGGAACTCTCCTGCCGGGCAGGTGATCTGGAGTGGTAACCAGAGCCTCCCCTCCGCCTGCGAGTGACCCGAGACCTGGACCGGCTCCGCTGTCTTCTTCGCGAAGTTGACTGAGAAGACCCAGACCTATCTCGACGTCGGGTTGTTCTGGTTTTCTCCCTACGTGAGCGGGAACGGGACCTCTGGAGTCCACGAGGCTTTGGTGAAGGGGAACGGCCTCTCCTTGAAGTTGTCTTAGTGCGTGGAGATGAAGCTGAACGCCGCCGACGTGAAGACCTTGACTTTTCAGCTGGCTCAGGGGAAGACACTGAGGGACTTCTTCTGCGTCTTGGAGGAGTTCTGGAACGAGTTTCTGGTGAAGAAGAGGCAGAGCGGCTCCTACGGGAGAGTCTGGCCTTCCTGGTTAGCTCAGGAGATGACCGAGAGCTGCGACGTCGAGGTGGTGTGCGAGACTTTGTCTTTGGCTCTGGTGAAGACCTGGAACCTCTTCGAGCAGTTCTGGACTTGGGTGGGTGTTCAGGTGAGGACTCAGAACTGCTGCTTCCTTCAGGAGAAGGTCCTCTGCCTTTGCTTGATGAGCCTGATCTGCTTCTTCTGGGAAGGACCCGAGGGGCAGGTACTTTGGGTTCAGGAGAAGAATCGGAACCACTCTGGGTCCGAGGAGCTGCTCTTGGCTTATCTTTCACTTCAGGAGATGAGCCAGATCTACTGCGCCGAGGAGAAGCTCGGGGTTTGCTGTCAATCTCTGGAGAGGATCCAGAATGACTCCTCTGCCTAAGTGGAGTTCGTGTCTTGGCTTTAGAATCTGGAGAAGAATCTGACTCACTTCTCTCTTGAGGAGATGCACTGGGTTTCCCGTCAAGCTCTTGAGAAGATCCAGATGGACTTCTCTGCCCAAGGGGGGTCCTAGCCACAGTTTTCTGCTCAACTGATGATTCTGATCCACTTCTTTCTCTCTGAGGGGTAAGACACTTGTTGTTGAGCTCTGGGGATGATGGAGAACGACTTCTTGGCCTAGGAGTCTGAGGCAATGCTTTCGGTTCTGGGGAAGAATCACATTCACTCCGCCCCCTAGATGGGGTTCTAGGTATATCTTTCATTCCAGGAGAGGACCCAGACAGGCTGTGCCTAGAGGGAGTCCTGGAACCATCTCTAAGTCCTGGAGAAGACCCAGACCGACTTCTCCTTGATGGAGTTCTGGGTAAACCATCTTTCAGTTCAGGAGAAGATGCAGAACTACTTCTCTCTCTTGAGGGCGTTCTGGGTACAGCATCAAGTACAGGTGAAGATACACTCTGATTTGAAGACATTCCTGCCTTTTCCACCACATCTGGGGATAACTCAGAGCTGCTACGTCTGGAGGATCTTGTTGACTGTTCTTTCATGTCTAGAGATGGGTCTGTCTCCAGCTGATTAAGGAAAGGTCCATTCAAATCTTCTTTAACCTCAGGAGAAAATCCAGTATTCATTTCTGTAGCAGTGCCTGAGTTTCTAAATTCTAAAGGTGATCCAAAGTTATTCTCCCTGGGAGGAGAGTGAGATAGTTCTTTATGCTCTGGAGAAAAATGTGGCGCTCCCCAACAGGAGGCCACTGCAGGAACTTCTTCCAAAGCCATTTGTGACTGACTTTGGTCAAGAGCTAGCCCTTCTTCTACTTCAGGAGATGATTCAAAATTACTTACAgccatttgtttttgttctggagACAAATGAGGCAGCACTTGGTTTGAAGGTTGTTCTAATTTCTCTACCACCTCCATTAATTCCTCATCTTGGTTTGACTTAGGTAATGTATTACTTTGGTCTTTTCTATCTGGAGATGATTCATTGACACTTCTTTCCCTTGATGGGGTTCTAGGTGCATCTTTTAGTACTGGTGAGGATTCAGTCCTATCCTGTACAGGTGTACTAAATTTTTCTCTTGGCCTAGGAGATAACACAGCAACATCTTCCTGAAGGGGGAAGaccattttctcttttgattcaGAAGACTCCAATCTGCTCTGTCCCAGAAGAGATTTAGAGTCCAATGCAAGATATGGACAAGAGTCAGACTGGGGCCTGCTCTGCTCAGGAGACATTCCTGATTTCAGCCTAGGACTTGCTGATAATTCACCTCCATCTTGTCTTGTTGGAGATCTAGATGCCAGCTCAGCGACTGGAGATGAGGACCTGGACTCACCACTCTTTGGAAATGTTTGAGATTTGCTCTGCAGAGGTGAAGACTCCAAGTGACTCTGTCTCATTTCTGGACTTGAAGTATCAGATCTGGGGTCTGGTGAAGTTTGAGATTGTCCTTTATGTTGCAGAGATGAGGAGCCAAAGTAGCTTTCTCCTGGTGGTGTGTCAGACGTTACTCCTGGACAGAGTAAGAATGATCCAGAGCAACTCTGTGCTTGAATTTCTTTAGACTTCTCTTGAGGACATGGTGATTTTGACCCAGACTGACTTTGCCCTGGTGGTGTTTGAGGCTTTACTTTGGGGTATGGTGACACAGACCCTGAGTGACTTTGTCTTGGTGGtgtttcaggtttcactttggtATCTGGTGAGGAGGATCTAGAATGGCTCTGTCTAGATTCCACCTTGGTGCAAGGAGACACTGATCTGCTTTGCCTTGGAGGTGTTCTAGAAGTCATCCTACTAGGACTTGGAGAAGAGGAGCCAGAATGGCTTCTTTGTCCTGGTGACATTGCCTTCACTTTGGGCTGTGGAGACAATGACCTAGATGGGGTCTGTCTTGGAGGTGTACTAGACTTCACTCGAGGAGGAGAGGACCCAGAACAGCTGTGCCTTGAAGGAGTCCTAGATTTTACCTCGGGATCAGGTGATGATTCAGAATGGCTCCGTCTTTGTGGTGTTGCAGATTGTTCGATGGTCTGGGGACTTGTGATGGAACCTTGTCTTGGTGGTGTTCCAGATTTCACTTTTGGGTGAGGAGATAAACTGGAATGACTTTGTCTTGATGGTGTTTTAGATTTCTGTTTAGGTGGTGAAGAACCAGAACGACTCCGCCTTGGTGTTCTAGATTTTGCTTTAGGTTGTGATGATCCAGAGCGACTGCGCCTGGGTGGTGTCTGTGACTTTTGTTTAGGGCACGGAGAGGATTCAGAAAGACTGCGCCTCAAAGACAAGCGAGATTTTGCCTTGGATCTTGGTGAAGAGAGAGACCTGCTCCGCCTTGAGGAAATGTGAGATTTTTTCATTTCTGGACTTGAGTTGGACCTGCTCCTCCTCTGAGATGTTCTGGATTTGTTCTTCCGCTCTGATGACGAACCAGACCTGCCTCTTCTTTGTGGTGTCCTAGAGTGAGATCTTCCTCGCCTAACTAGACTTCTACTGCGGGATCTTCGTCTTGCTGGGGTTCTAGACCGAGACCTCCCTCTCCTAGCTGGGGTTCTAGACCGAGACCTCCCTCTCCTAGCTGGGGTTCTAGAGCGTGATCTGCCACTACGTCTACCTGGGGTTCTAGAACGCGATCGGCCCCGTCTAGCTGGGGTTCTAGAACGTGACCGACCACTTCTCCTGGCTGGCGATCTGCTGCGAGATCTCCTTCGTACTGGTGATCGGGTTCTAGACCTGCGCCTAGCAGGTGTTCTTGACCGAGACCTGCCCCTGCGGGCTGGTGTTCTTGACCTGGACCTGCGCCTGGCAGGTGTTCTAGATCGTGACCTCCGCCTGGCAGGGGTTCTTGAGCGGGACCTACCCCGCCGAGCTGGTGTTCTAGAACGTGATCTGCCCCTGGTGGCTGGGGATCTAGAGTGTGATCTGCCTCGCCTTGTTGACCTAGACCTGCCTCTTCGCTGAGTATTTCTGCTCCTGGACCAACCTGGTCGCTGAGGGGACCTAGAGCGGCCACGCCGTTGGGGGCTTCTAGATCTTCCCCACCTCTGTGCAGACCGTGACCTACGCCACTGAGGGGACCGGGAACGAGAATGACCCCTTTTGGTAGGGGTTCGAGACCGTGATCTCCCCCTCTTAGCAGTGGCAGGGCTGCGTGATCTCCCCATCCTACGGGAAGGAGTATGAGAGTGTGATTTATCCCGCTTTGCTCGGCCATGTGACCGATTCTTGGATGTGGGGGAAGAAGAAATCTCTCGGCGGGCACCAGGAGCTGGCGTGGGTTTAGGACTTTCAGGGGAAGAGCTGGCATGTCGAGAAACTTTGGTAGGCTGTGGGGATGGTGGGCAGCTCTCTgaggaagaagactgaggtgGTTTCTCAGGAGACTTAGGTGGTGAAGGGCCCCGGGTTGGGGAGGCCTCAGATGGGGGGTTCATTGGCTCCTGACTTAAGGAGGTTGTTGCAAGGGGCTGTGGGGAGCCGCCATGCTGCTCAGCAAGGAGCGGAGTGGGAACAGGTGGTTCTGGGCCTGTGCTGCTCCTTTCCGGAGAGGGGCTAGGTCGAACTGCAGGTTTCTGAGAGTGGAAGAGAAAGTAGGGATAGGGACACATAAGCACCCAAATTTCCTATCACCCGGAAGATCTCAACACCTTTTCAATTAAACTACTTTCACATGCCCCATCATACCCATTGATCCTTTCCCTCACCACAGGCAGTCACATTCATTCAATAATAAAACATCATTAAACACAAAGCACAGTGTGAAAAATGTGAAGATAAGAAAAACTTGTAACTCGAAGTTCTAAAATctagaaaatatgtaaataactcCTGCACTGCAATTAACAATTAATACTACTACAAAGTAACAGGATGAGCAGTAATTAGggtggggaaatttttttttttttaatggatgctGAGAACTCAGAATGTTAAATACTCCCAGATCTCCAAAAGAgcatttttaaatggagaaagcaGTTTTCTCAAGCAGGTGGCACTTGACCTCACTGTCAAGAAacttctgtattaaaaaaaaatagtaaaaacaaaagcaaagtactggggctgtagctcagtggtaaagtgcttgcctcgcatgtgtaaggcactggattcaatcctcagcaccacataaaaataaagatactatatgttcatctacaactaaaataaatattttctaaaaaagcaAAGTACTGAGAATCCAATctgtgtgaagaaaaaaaaatgacaaggggctagggatgtagctcaatgcagagtgtttgcctagcaggCATAAGGCCCAGAGTGGGGGTGAGGAGTAAAATTAGAAGATTTGACTAGGATGGttaaaatataggaaaactaCAAAAGCCTTTTAGATACCACTCAAATGTCATAGAAGAAAGATGATCACACTCATAATTTGCAAAATTTGCTGAATGAgatataaaatagagaaattatattacaataattgaaaaaagggaagaaaaaaaaacaagagaatacAAAACAACAGGAACTACAGGGACTACCATTCCTTTTAGTGTTTTCGACGTGCTGGCAAAACTTCAGTGGgttgaaaattttatgaaataaaacatatctttagggctggggttgtggctcagtggtagagcacttgcttagcatgtgtgaggcactaggttcgattctcagcaccacatataaacaaatgaataaaataaaggttcatcaactacaacaacaaaaaaaataaatttaaatgtggcttaaggggctggggttgtggctcagtggtagaacactcacccagcacatgtgaagcactgggttcaatcctcagcaccacataaaaataaataaaaaacagaggtattgtgtccatctactactaaaattaaataaaataaatgtggctTAAAGAGCTGAACGTAGTGGCACACACTGGTATCCCAGCAGCtcggcaggaggatctcaagttcaaagccagcctcagcaaaaagcaaggtgctaataaacaactcaatgaaaccctgtctctaaataaactacaaaatagggctgggattctggctcacTGGTGCAGTACCCAAATTCAATCCtgggtacaaaaacaaacaaaaacaaaaaccaacagaGGCTTAAACTTGTTAGAATTCTATCCACGCACACACATAAACAAGACACTGCTACAAAATCCACTGCAAACATCTAGTGAATTTTGATTCTAAAGGGTTCAAGATTCAGTGCAGTGCATCACGACTATTAAAATACGTGCAGATGTACGACAATATAAGTAGAAGAACacacactggaaaaaaaacacaactaaatTCACTTCTCTTATTATAAATCTCTCCTGTTCACTCCACAGCCTTATCCTAAAACTCATAACCTAGCAACCCAGTGAACATCCACTACCCTCAGGAACATACCTCCTTCTTGTCTTTGTCCTCATAAGGACTGCTAGGCTGCTTTGTAGAAGTCTCTGGGCTGCTAGGCCGTTGTATACTGGTGGTACCTGGTTCACTAGAAGGCGCATCTCCCTCCCCTCGACGCCCTGGAGCAGGGGAAGGACTTCGCCCAGTCAAAGCAGTTGTATGTATTTTAGCTGCAGCACTTCGAGACCTGTGGGAGTTAATGGAGGATGGGGGAGAGCAGGGAAATCAGCTCAAGGGAGAATAGAAAACCCCCTCCCAGCTCCCATCTACTTTTCCTAACTATACACAGCCCTCTTCCAAAAAGCCTTAGTCACATTTCAAATCATTCACAGAATGCAAATTCAGTCCACTTTGTTTCTTTGCTTCCCAACAAAATCCCAAAGAATGTTCTCCCTCTACCCCTTTATTCACCTCCCCCAAACATCCCCAAACCCTCCACCCAACCCATTCCCTACCCACTTCATTCAAAACTCACCTCTGAGCCCACCTCCTTCAGGAAGCCTTCCCCGATTAAGGAAGCCAGGGTAAGGATTCCTTCCTCCCCCAGACACCACGAACAAACCACCCCCCCTATTCTGGCAGTCCATATACATCATAacgaaacaaaaaaataacaaataaaaaaaaaaaaaaagagaaggggaaatgTATATGTCTGTCCATCCTGTTGCTTTAGCCTGTCAGCTCCTAGAGGGCAGGGACCGTGTCTTCCGAATGGTCTGTGCAGCGCCTAGCACACCGTGGgcgctcaataaatattaaattgattAACCCAtcattccctctccctcccttccttctggaCTACCCCTTACCGACTGCGAGAAGTGTCAGAGGAGGAAGCAGAATCAGCAGAGGTTGACCGATGGGCCCGGCGACTCTTGGGAGCTGGTGTTGTACTCCGAGACCTGAACGAATACCACCACAtatagctcaggaggctgtcacACCTACACTGGATTCTACTCACCCATACCTCAACCCTTAACCATTCAGGTACAAGATTAATTATGCCTTCTCCCCCTAAGGGAACCCAATCATCTACTTAGTAATGAAATTCCCCTCAAATTCACTTACCGCTTCCGTTTCTTGTCTTTAGATTTACGTTTACTCTTTGGAGTGGGAGACCTGGGAAATTAAGTGAGAATGTTAAAgacgtatttatttattttgcaatatgAAGGACTAAACAAAGGGCACTCTACTTGAGCTAGTTCCTGATaaacccctcccccatccccccaccAAGGCTAAGAGACCTAGTGTTGGATTTGTGATCCTCTCACCCAAGCctcaagcttctgggattacaggtatgcaagGCCATACTTGGTCCCTTAACCctattaaaattttgatacagggtcttgctaaattgctaaagctggctttcaacttgtcaTTTTCCTCACTGAGATTCctgagtttctaggattacaagtatgtgccaccatgcttggcaaaaaaaatacacaaataacttttttttttttttttggtgctggggattgaacccagggccttgtgcatgcaaggcaagcactttaccaactgatcTATAttccccagcccagaaataactaatttttaaggaaaaaaaaaaaaagcctaaaagtAAAATGGATGGTACTAGAAAGTTTTATTAACAATTAGAACAAGGATTAAGTTTTACTCAGAGATAAAACCTCCCAAAggccaaagagaaaacaaagccaTCAAGCAATGTCTCGTAATTCCCATGTGCCACTGTGGGGAGCCATATTGAGTCACC is a window encoding:
- the Srrm2 gene encoding serine/arginine repetitive matrix protein 2 isoform X6, yielding MLLEKDVNPGGKEETPGQRPAVTETHQLAELNEKKNERLRAAFGISDSYVDGSSFDPQRRAREAKQPAPEPPKPYSLVRESSSSRSPTPKQKKKKKKKDRGRRSESSSPRRERKKSSKKKKHRSESESKKRKHRSPTPKSKRKSKDKKRKRSRSTTPAPKSRRAHRSTSADSASSSDTSRSRSRSAAAKIHTTALTGRSPSPAPGRRGEGDAPSSEPGTTSIQRPSSPETSTKQPSSPYEDKDKKEKPAVRPSPSPERSSTGPEPPVPTPLLAEQHGGSPQPLATTSLSQEPMNPPSEASPTRGPSPPKSPEKPPQSSSSESCPPSPQPTKVSRHASSSPESPKPTPAPGARREISSSPTSKNRSHGRAKRDKSHSHTPSRRMGRSRSPATAKRGRSRSRTPTKRGHSRSRSPQWRRSRSAQRWGRSRSPQRRGRSRSPQRPGWSRSRNTQRRGRSRSTRRGRSHSRSPATRGRSRSRTPARRGRSRSRTPARRRSRSRTPARRRSRSRTPARRGRSRSRTPARRRSRTRSPVRRRSRSRSPARRSGRSRSRTPARRGRSRSRTPGRRSGRSRSRTPARRGRSRSRTPARRGRSRSRTPARRRSRSRSLVRRGRSHSRTPQRRGRSGSSSERKNKSRTSQRRSRSNSSPEMKKSHISSRRSRSLSSPRSKAKSRLSLRRSLSESSPCPKQKSQTPPRRSRSGSSQPKAKSRTPRRSRSGSSPPKQKSKTPSRQSHSSLSPHPKVKSGTPPRQGSITSPQTIEQSATPQRRSHSESSPDPEVKSRTPSRHSCSGSSPPRVKSSTPPRQTPSRSLSPQPKVKAMSPGQRSHSGSSSPSPSRMTSRTPPRQSRSVSPCTKVESRQSHSRSSSPDTKVKPETPPRQSHSGSVSPYPKVKPQTPPGQSQSGSKSPCPQEKSKEIQAQSCSGSFLLCPGVTSDTPPGESYFGSSSLQHKGQSQTSPDPRSDTSSPEMRQSHLESSPLQSKSQTFPKSGESRSSSPVAELASRSPTRQDGGELSASPRLKSGMSPEQSRPQSDSCPYLALDSKSLLGQSRLESSESKEKMVFPLQEDVAVLSPRPREKFSTPVQDRTESSPVLKDAPRTPSRERSVNESSPDRKDQSNTLPKSNQDEELMEVVEKLEQPSNQVLPHLSPEQKQMAVSNFESSPEVEEGLALDQSQSQMALEEVPAVASCWGAPHFSPEHKELSHSPPRENNFGSPLEFRNSGTATEMNTGFSPEVKEDLNGPFLNQLETDPSLDMKEQSTRSSRRSSSELSPDVVEKAGMSSNQSVSSPVLDAVPRTPSRERSSSASSPELKDGLPRTPSRRSRSGSSPGLRDGSRTPSRHSLSGSSPGMKDIPRTPSRGRSECDSSPEPKALPQTPRPRSRSPSSPELNNKCLTPQRERSGSESSVEQKTVARTPLGQRSPSGSSQELDGKPSASPQERSESDSSPDSKAKTRTPLRQRSHSGSSPEIDSKPRASPRRSRSGSSPEVKDKPRAAPRTQSGSDSSPEPKVPAPRVLPRRSRSGSSSKGRGPSPEGSSSSESSPEHPPKSRTARRGSRSSPEPKTKSRTPPRRRSSRSSPELTRKARLSRRSRSASSSPETRSRTPPRRRRSPSVSSPEPAEKSRSSRRRRSASSPRTKTTSRRGRSPSPKPRGLQRSRSRSRREKTRTTRRRDRSGSSQSTSRRRQRSRSRSRVTRRRRGGSGYHSRSPARQESSRTSSRRRRGRSRTPPTSRKRSRSRTSPAPWKRSRSRASPATHRRSRSRTPLLSRRRSRSRTSPVSRRRSRSRTSVTRRRSRSRASPVSRRRSRSRTPPVTRRRSRSRTPTTRRRSRSRTPPVTRRRSRSRTPPVTRRRSRSRTSPIARRRSRSRTSPVTRRRSRSRTSPVTRRRSRSRTSPVTRRRSRSRTPPAIRRRSRSRTPLLPRKRSRSRSPLAIRRRSRSRTPRATRGKRSLTRSPPAIRRRSASGSSSDRSRSATPPATRNHSGSRTPPVALNSSRMSCFSRPSMSPTPLDRCRSPGMLEPLGSARTPMSVLQQAGGSMMDGPGPRIPDHPRTSVPENHAQSRIALALTAISLGTARPPPSMSAAGLAARMSQVPAPVPLMSLRTAPAANLASRIPAASAAAMNLASARTPAIPTAVNLADSRAPAAAAAMNLASPRTAVAPSAVNLADPRTPTAPAVNLAGARTPAALAALSLSGSGTPPSAANYPSSSRTPQAPAPANLVGPRSAHATAPVNIASSRTPSALASASLTSARMAPALSGANLTSPRVPLSAYERVSGRASPPLLDRARSRTPPSAPSQSRMTSERAPSPASRMIQAPSQSLLPPAQDRPRSPVPSAFSDQSRSNAQTTSVAGSQSLSSGTVAKAMSSTGDHNGMLSGPTPGVPHLEGGEPPASTGAQQPSALATPQPAKERRSSSSSSSSSSSSSSSSSSSSSSSSSGSSSSDSEGSSLPAQPEVALKRVPSPTPAPKEAVREGRPQEPAPAKRKRRSSSSSSSSSSSSSSSSSSSSSSSSSSSSSSSSSSSSSSSSSSPSPAKPGPQALPKPASPKKPPPGERRSRSPRKPIDSLRDSRSLSYSPVERRRPSPQPSPRDQQSSNERVSRRGQRGDSHSPGHKRRRETPSPRPMRHRSSRSP